The Vigna angularis cultivar LongXiaoDou No.4 chromosome 9, ASM1680809v1, whole genome shotgun sequence DNA window ATTAATAGCTAAAATGCTAGTGAAGGTAAGAAACAAAAACGAAGCTAGAGAAGAACCTCATATATGTTATTGCTGACAGCATTGAAGAATTGATGGTATGCTCCAACACCAATCAGAGAACACCTGAAGTGTTGCTTTGATATTCCTGATTCTGTAATATTCGCAAAATATTCAACCAAAATATTTGTCACTTGCTTAGATAATTGAAGTTCGGTGTCACATGCTACCAAAACACTTCGAATATGTGCAAGGGTGCTAAGCAATGGTGCAATATCAATCGTATTATCCTCCATATCCATGCAAAACGAATGAATATAAGAAATGGGATTCATTGTTGGGGACATCCAGGACCGAATGATAGAAGGAAAAAGATTATTAGATAATCCCTCAAATCGTCGTAGGGACATGTATCCAATGCCTTTTGAGCTTACAATTGAAAAAGGCACATGTCTCACAGCTGTATTTTCAGCAATTAGAGTTATCAAGGATTCCAACTTTGCTATATCTTTATCCATTATGTGAATGGAACAACCAGAGAGAATGAAGGTTCTTAAAGATTTCAAGTCATATATCTTTGTTGGAAGATTGTTCAGACTTGTACAGTATTTCAAATTTAGCAGTGTAAGACTGTTGAGTGATCCAATAGATTGGTGTAGTTTGCGCAATCTTGAACAATATTTGAAAATGAGGTGTTCAAGACTTGGTAATCCGGTAAAGTCAGGGGTTGTAGTTAAATGCTCGGAGTGACTGAGGTTAAGGACTTTTAGGGATCTCAAAACCTGCACCAAGatagtttttcattttagaaatgttagagtacaaattaaaaatgaattaataggaagctagtaatttattttaattaagttgtgttttaacgAGAAGTGGCTGGTAATAAAACCTGGGGTGTTTTCCAGAGAAATCGGAGAAGACTGCGTTTTAAATCAATCACTGTTGCATCATCCTCATAAAAGTTGTTAGGCAGACATTCTGAAGGAAACCCATGCAATCTGATCCATCTTAGCTTCTCAAGAAGGTACTGCAAGGTTTCTGTCCCCTGTGATGAAAAGAGCAAATAAAAACTAATGTACTACAGAGGAGAAAGAAAACGCTTTCAAAAGAAGTTTCAAACCACATGTAAAGAATGTTCTTACATATTTTGACGGTAGCCTGTTCTTCCCAAAATCCCCTTCTAATTTTTCATGAATAATTTGTACTCCGACTTCTTGTAGCAAAGGGTGCATTCTAAATTTGTTGTTCTTGTCAATTTTGATGAGGTTATGCTCGATGAGAACTCTTATTCCAATATCAGCGTCTACTCCACAGCCATTTAGGATCTTCCTAACATAGGCTCTGCTCTTACCAACAAAGAAACAACATACATCAAGGAAtatattttcttccatttcattGAGTGAACCTTGGATGCTTACTTTTATTATCTTTCGAACACGATGCATGCCATCTTtcgaaaatttaaacaataCCCAGTTCCATTCTTCTTTCGTCCTTCCAAATAAACTACTTCCAACGACTTCAAGAGCTAGAGGTAATCCTCCACAATAACTAACTACTTTTCTTGCAAGGTCTTTGtattcttcttttggttttggcTCTCTAAATGCGTGCCAACTAAAAAGCTCAAGGGACTCCTCTTCGTTCATTAGCTTTATTCGAAATATGTTCATGTAAGGATCACCTCCTCTCGGCGGCTCTATATATGTTGATGTAAAGATTATTACAGTTCCTTCACCGAACCATTTACGAAAATCCCATAGGTCGAATAAACTAAAGTAAGAAACATTGTCAAGTACAATGAGCACCCTTTTTCCATAAAGTGTTTCCCGAATTATAGTTCTTCCCACATCAATGCTAGGAATCTCCACCTTTTGTTTTAGGACATCGAAAAGTTGTTCTAGTAAACGAAGATGCCCTTTTATTCCTCTAACTTGTGAAATATTTTCAATGAAACTTTTCTCCTTGAATGTCCAATGAATTTGATTGTAGATCGCTTTGGCAAGAGTGGTTTTACCAGATCCTTCTTCTCCACCTATTCCTATTATACAAACTTCAGTGGATTTACTTTTGATAGTTCGAATCAGATCTTCCACGTATGATTGTAATCTAACTGGAAATTTAGTAGCGGACAAGACCGGTAAATTAACAACGCTGTTAACAATTTTGTCCACTAATTCAGCATCACTCCTTCAAGTTCAATAGCAGTTATAGAAGAAGTCATgtattaagaaaatgaaatcgGAGGCTTAAAAGATGGTTGATTGAGTGAGTGATGTACCTGTGATTACTCTCATCCCATCCAAAGAAATTTGCAGCTTTGGTGAGTGCATGGCACCACCTGGACATTCCATCCTCCAGTTCTTCTCCTGAAAATGTTTGCTGTGCTGTTGCCTTCAAGGCTTTTCCAAAGTAACCCTTCTGAAGACGTACATCAGATGGCTGGATTTCATAATATACGGGCAGAACATGTCGGCAATAAGTATGGTGCCagttgatgatttgttgaagcTGATGAAGACACCAAACAGATTGAGAATAGGTTTGGGTGAAAACAACAATTGCTACCCGACAGTGGCTGAGAATAGGTTCTTGGATATGTGTTGACTTGACTGCATTGTTGTAGTGAAGGAAAGTGGTGAGGCCAACAGTAGAGAGGGCATAATTGAGATGAGAAACAAATTTTCTGTTGATGTCTTCTCCAGTGAAGTTGATGAGCACATCGTACTTCCGTGGTACTTTGTTTGATGAGGAGGCGTTATCCATGGAAAGGAATTGATGAGAGGTGATCAATAGTTAGAAAGAGAAACTAATACTGCAACACAAAGAAGGAGAATTCATAAATTGTTAAATACAATGTTAACACGTACATcatcatatttgaatttttatcaaatttttgttGGACTTTTGCACTACGTGATACGTACCGTTGCCCTTAAGTTGTCACTTGTATTCAAAACTCATCATTCATTTAACATTGGTTGACATAACATTACGTAATTAGCGATTTTGAACGTTGAAAAAACTCAGGATTATTTaacaaaactaattaatataagaaccaaaatatataatgaagtcaatataatttttttttataaattaacttatgcataagatcattttagtttataaaacaaaatgtttaatttttttttctagttttctcTCGTAAGaaatattgaggaagaaaatcAGCTCAATATCATAAACTAAAGTTaatcttgtttttctttcttagaaGTTTTGTAGAGAAATTTTCTCCAAACATTCTCTTGgtcaataaaaacacatttttccaTTATAATATTGTGATATGAACAATAGTTTTTTATGGGTATATCTTATAAATTACAGGCTGCTGTAGTTGACCCATGAATTTGCTATGCAATTTTTCCTGACAAACCCGTTTAAAGCTGTTTACAACTCTTGCCAAACAAAGAATATCAGttccaacttttttttatttttccacttATGGAAAATGGTATCCATTTTCAAAACTCTTGCCAATGGTCGAGTTGTAAAAAGgtcaataattattattcaaaatttcattaaaaggTAATCATTAgtttcatataattaattttagtttcatatatatataaatatatatatatatatatatatatatatatattttcattgtttaatCATGATAACCAGAAACTTTGACTTTATAATAGGATCTGGATGCATTTTTTGTACAAAGTTGGTTCTTTGGATTGACTCGGAATGCTTAtagaaatttttgaaaatacctttatttttcatcataaattaaaatgattttatgtataattaaaaatataattatttttataaattacaagCATGGTCTTTCACAAACTAATGAATTTGGATATTcattaagaaaaaacattttaaacacGAAAATGAAGTCTCATgtgtgtttgatgaaatgcatTATATCTATATTCTAAAATTAACACTCATGGAAGACTATTTTTAACATCTATTATGATATTCTTCTTCCTCATTATTTTCCAGCTTTTATTCTAAGACTTGGATGCAACAACTTCAAGGAAAAGTTTATGCTTATGATGAccaaaatgtaaaagaaaaagaaactcgATAAATTAATTTTGGTGTAAAACTGTATCTTACAACATCATAATCCATACTAACcatatttgttaaatataatatgttaCTTTGATATTCAACcatatgataaatatttatttgagatgaatttttaaaactaaaattaaacaatGTCTACTAGTTTAGCCTATATGAtttcataaattcaaatataaaatagcTTACAAAAGACACATGAATTTCTTAATTGTAAGGTATACTccaaagaaaaacaaggaaaGGATGGGGcaatataaatagaaatcaaGAACAGAAGGATTATTTCCATCGCTAAAGTGATCATGTTGTTCTCAAAGAACATAAATATCAGAAAGGATGGGATACAACTTTATTTATGAATCTAATTAGAGAATGTTTCTTTGGCTTGGACGCTTTTTCCATGTTCTTTGATTCACCACATATCAGATACACCATTGTGTTCTTGACCACCAATCCATTACCGAAATTCACAAAAATCTCCACATTGTCTCCAGATTCTAAATTTGACATTATGCCATGCCAATCTTCATCTTTAAAGGAAATTACTGTGCCATGGTTGTGTATCTGGAATGTACACTTTGTGTAATTAACAATTACGACTGTAGTAAATTCAGGTTCAATGATTTTAGGATTTGATAAATAAACAACGCACAAAGTCATTGCTTTCATGTCACGATCTTCAGGCACAATGAAAGAAACAGAGTGTCCCTCACCCATATGGGCCAAACAAAAAGAATCATTCACAGTTGGGAGAGAAACATCACAAGACTCACTCCTTGCGAGTACCTTCACCATAAGATAAAAGGCTTGGtcatttatctaatttttctatTCAAATTGTCTTctataatcattattttaacattaataattacaaaGTGACAATAGAAATTAAGCGTGCTAAAATTGATTATTGCAGTTTCAGCAAGATATTTCATTAGGATTATTTTATGTTCTCTTGATTAATAGCTAAAATGATAGtgaaagtaagaaacaaagaCAAAGCTAGAGCAGAACCTCATATATGTTATCGCTGACAGCATTGAAGAATTCATGGTATGCTCCAACACTAATCAAAGAAGACCTGAAGTGCTGCTTTGAAATTTCTGATTcggtaatatttaaaaaatagtctACCAGAATATTTTTTACTTGCTTAGATAGTTGAAACTCGGTGTCACATTGCACCAAAACACTTCGAAGTATTTCCAGGCTGCTAAGCAATGGTCCAATATCTTCCCAACTATTATCGATATCCATGCACAACGAATGAATATAAGATATAGGACTCATTGTTGGCAACATCCAAGACCGAATGatagaaggaaaaaaattatgagataATCCTTCAAATCCTCGTAGGGATATATATCCAATGCTTTTTGAGCTTACAATTGAAAAAGGCACTTCTTTCACGGCTTTGTTTTCAGCAATTAGAGTTATCAAGGATTCCATCTGCACTATATCATTTTCCATTAAGTCAATCTTTGAACAACCAGCGAGAATGAGAGTTCTTAAAGATTTCAACTCATATATCTCTGTTGGAAGTTTGTTTAAACTTGTACAGTATTTCAAATTTAGGAGTATAAGACTGTTGAGTGATCCAATAGATTGGTGTAGTTTGCGCAATCTTGAACAATATTTGAAAATGAGTTGTTCAAGACTTGGTAATCCAGTAAAGTCAGGGGTTGTAGTTAAATGCTTGGAGTGACTGAGGTTAAGGACTTTTAGCGATCTCAAAACCTGCACCAAgatagtttttcattttaaacatattagagtacaaattaaaaatgaagTAATACCAAgctactaatttattttaattaagttgtaTTTTAAGGAGAAGTGGGTGGTTATAAAACCTGGGGTGTTTTCCAGACAAATCGAAGAAGACTGCGCTTTAAATCAATAGCTATTGCATCATGCTCATAAAAGTTTTTAGGTAGACGTTCTGAAGAAAACTCATGCAAACTGATCCATCTTAGTTTCTTATGAGGATACTCAGAATTTACAGTTGGTTGTACGCTTTGGAAGCCATTGTTAAATGAAGGCAGTGTCCCCTGTGATAAAAAGagcaaataaaaacaaatgtacTGTAGAGGAGAAAGAAAACGCTTTCAGAAGAACTTTCAAACCACATGTAAAGAATGTCCTTACATATTTTGCATCCTCATAAAACAACAGTCTGTTCATCCCAAGATCTAAATTTTCATGAATAATTCTTATTCCGATTCCATGTAGCAAAGGATGCATTCcaaatttgttgttgttgttaatTTTGATGAGGTTACGCTCCATGAGAACTCTTATTCCAATATCAGCGTCTACTCCACAGCCATTTAGGATCTTCCTTACATAGGCTCTGCTCTTACCAACAAAGAAACAACATACATCAAGGAATATATCTTTTTCCATTTCATTCAGTGAACCTTCTATGCTTACTTTTATTATCTCTGGAACGAAATCCATGCCATCTTTCGCAAATTTAAACAATACACTGTCCCATTCTTCTTTCGACCTTTCAAATAAAGTACTTCCAACGACTTCAAGAGCTAGTGGTAGTCCTTCACAATAACTAGCTACTCTTCTTGCAAGGTCTTTGtattcttcttttggttttgctTCTCTAAATGCATGCCAACTAAGAAGCTCAAGGGACTCCTCTGCGTTCATTAGCTCTATCCAAAAGACAGATTTA harbors:
- the LOC108346736 gene encoding disease resistance protein Roq1; protein product: MDNASSSNKVPRKYDVLINFTGEDINRKFVSHLNYALSTVGLTTFLHYNNAVKSTHIQEPILSHCRVAIVVFTQTYSQSVWCLHQLQQIINWHHTYCRHVLPVYYEIQPSDVRLQKGYFGKALKATAQQTFSGEELEDGMSRWCHALTKAANFFGWDESNHRSDAELVDKIVNSVVNLPVLSATKFPVRLQSYVEDLIRTIKSKSTEVCIIGIGGEEGSGKTTLAKAIYNQIHWTFKEKSFIENISQVRGIKGHLRLLEQLFDVLKQKVEIPSIDVGRTIIRETLYGKRVLIVLDNVSYFSLFDLWDFRKWFGEGTVIIFTSTYIEPPRGGDPYMNIFRIKLMNEEESLELFSWHAFREPKPKEEYKDLARKVVSYCGGLPLALEVVGSSLFGRTKEEWNWVLFKFSKDGMHRVRKIIKVSIQGSLNEMEENIFLDVCCFFVGKSRAYVRKILNGCGVDADIGIRVLIEHNLIKIDKNNKFRMHPLLQEVGVQIIHEKLEGDFGKNRLPSKYGTETLQYLLEKLRWIRLHGFPSECLPNNFYEDDATVIDLKRSLLRFLWKTPQVLRSLKVLNLSHSEHLTTTPDFTGLPSLEHLIFKYCSRLRKLHQSIGSLNSLTLLNLKYCTSLNNLPTKIYDLKSLRTFILSGCSIHIMDKDIAKLESLITLIAENTAVRHVPFSIVSSKGIGYMSLRRFEGLSNNLFPSIIRSWMSPTMNPISYIHSFCMDMEDNTIDIAPLLSTLAHIRSVLVACDTELQLSKQVTNILVEYFANITESGISKQHFRCSLIGVGAYHQFFNAVSNNIYEVLASSESGDVCLPTVNDSYCLAHMGEGQSVSFTVPQDRDMKGMILCVVYLSTPKIIEPEFTVVLIVNYTKCTFQIHNHGTVISFKDEDWHGIMSNLESGDNVGIFVNFDNGLMVKNTTVYLICSESKNMEKASESKKHSLIRFIKKVVM